The Fundidesulfovibrio magnetotacticus genome includes the window ACGACGCCTGCCCCATGCTGGCCCCGCGCTGGCGCTCCTGGTGCCACTTCGTTTTCCCGGCCGACGACGTGCCCCGCTGGCTGGCCTCGCTGACCCGCGCCTCCGGCCTGGAGAAGGATCGCGCCAGCCTGAGCTTCCTGCTGGCCGGGGCCGAGGTCCCCGAACCGGCTGTGGACCGCTGGCGGGTGGTCTCCCACCGTTTCCCCCTGGCGGGGGGGCAGGGGGCCTACCTCTGCGGCGGGGAAGGCCTGCGGCTCCTGGGCTTTTCGACGCCCCCGCCGGGACTCGTTTCCGGGGCGCTCCTGGAGGCCCGGCTGCCCGAGCCCCGCGAACGCGACCCCAAGAGCGGGGCCTGGCTGGCCGCCCTGGACACGGAGCCCGAGCGGGAACGGACTGCGGAGGCCCCCGAGGCCCACGGGGCCGGACCGCGCGAGGAGCGCGGCGTCTCAACGAAGCCCGGCGTTCAGGCCGACCCCAAGCCCGGTGGCGCGCCCGGTTCCTCGGCCGGTCGGGGCGGCGGGCCGTCGCGTCCGTCCGGCGCTCCGCGCCCGAAAGGCGGACGGGCGACCGGCCCTGCCGGGGGCGCGACGGGAACCGGCAGGGAGGAGCGCTCCCGCGCCCCGGCACGGACTTCCGGGGACGCCCCGCCTCCCGCGCGGCCGCACGGCCGGGGCCCCGCCCCCGGCAAGACGCCCGGCGGCAAGCCCGGCGGCAAGCCCGGCGCGCGCCGCCCGTCCGCTCCGGCGAGGGGCAGGGGCGGCCGGGGCGGGGGAGGCAGGCCCTGATGCGCGTCATCGATCTGGGACGCCTCACCTTCGCCGAGGCCCTGGCCATCCAGGAGGCGGCGGTTGAGGAGGTCCGGGAGGGAGGCGAGGAACGCCTCTACGTGCTGGAACACCACCCCGTGATCACCTTCGGACGCCACGGCGGCGAGGCCTTCCTGCTGGCCTCGGCCCCGGAGCTGGCCCGGCGCGGCGTGGAGGTGGCCAAGGCCACGCGCGGCGGCAGCGTCACCTGCCACTTCCCGGGGCAGGCCGTGCTCTATCCCATTCTGCGGCTCTCGGGCAGGCCCGGGGGGTTGCGCGCCCACTTCGAGGACCTGGAGCAGGCGGCCATGGACGTGCTGGCGGCCATGGGCGTGCCTTCCGGGCGCTCCGAGGGCCGCCCCGGCGTGTGGTGCGGCCCGCGCAAGATCGCCAGCGTGGGCGTCGGCGTACGCCGCTGGGTGAGCTACCACGGCATCGCCTTCAACGTGGAACCCGACGTTTCCCTCTTTTCCCTCACAACCCCATGCGGACTCGCAGGGGTGGAGATGACCTCGGCCTGGGCGGAACTGGCCCGGCTGGGGTTGGACACCGCCCCCGCAGAGGTCCAGGGAGTCAAGCATGCTCTCGCCCACGCCTTCGCCCGGGCAGTCCTCGCCCGGCGGGAAGCCTAGCCCGCGCCTGCCGGCCTGGCTTCGCGTCAAGCAGCCCCGGGACGGGGTTTTCCCCGGCACGGCCCTGGCCGTGGCCGAACACGGCCTGCGCACGGTCTGCCGTCAGGCGCGCTGCCCCAACATGTTCGAGTGCTTCGGCCGTGGCGTGGCCACGTTCCTCATCCTGGGGGGGGCCTGCACGCGCTCCTGCGGCTTCTGCAACGTCGCCCACGGCGTCCCGGAGCCCCCGGAGCCCGACGAGCCCCTGCGCGTGGCCCAGGCGGCCGCGCGCCTTGGGCTCAAGCACGTGGTGATCACCTCCGTGACGCGCGACGACCTCCCCGACGGCGGGGCCATCCAGTTCGCCGCCTGTGTGCGCGCCGTGCGCGAGGCCCTGCCCGGGGCCACGGTGGAGGTGCTCGTGCCGGATTTCCAGGGCAGCCGCGAGGCCCTTCAGATGGTGCTGGACGCCGGCCCCGACGTGGTGAACCACAACCTGGAGACCGTGCCCGAACTCTACTCCCTGGTGCGTCCCCAGGCGCGTTACGAGCAGAGCCTGGAGCTTCTGGAGCGCGTGGCGAAAAGCGGGCGCGCCTCGGCCAAGAGCGGGCTCATGCTGGGGCTTGGCGAATCGCCCGGCCAAGTGGAGCGCACCCTGGCCGACCTGGCTACGGCGGGCTGCCGCATGGTCACGGTGGGGCAGTACCTGCGTCCGGGGCGGCGCAATCTGCCCGTGGTCCGCTACGTGCCGCCTGAGGAGTTCGAGGACGTGGCCCGCATGGGCCGCGCCCAGGGCATCCCCGTGATGTACTGCGGCCCGCTGGTGCGCTCCAGCCACAACGCGGGGGACTTCACGGACGGCATGCGATCGCAGGGTTCGCCATGTTGCCCCTGACCCGCTCTTAGGCTACAAGCCGCGCAACGTTTCGCGCAACGAGGAGGTGCACCCGTGGGCTTTCAGGCCGCTGGCATGCCGGGACTCTGGCTCTACACCCCCAAGGTCTTCAAGGATGACCGGGGCTTCTTCATGGAAAGCTACAACCAGGCGGGCTTCGCGGCCCAGGGCCTGGAGACGGCCTTCATCCAGGACAACCACGCCCTCTCGCGCAGCAAGGGCGTGCTCCGGGGACTGCATTTCCAGAACCCGCCCAAGGCCCAGACCAAGCTCGTTCGCGTGACGCGCGGCGAGGTGCTCGACGTGGTGGTGGACCTGCGCAAGGGCTCCCCCACCTTCGGGCAGTGGAAGTCCTTCCTCCTGTCGGAGTCCAACTTCCTCCAGCTCTACGTGCCCAAGGGCTTCGCCCACGGCTACCTGACGCGCACCACCGACGTGGAGTTCCTCTACAAGGTGGACGAACTCTACGCCCCTGAGCACGACTCCGGCATCGCCTGGAACGACCCGGACCTGGGCATCGACTGGGGCTGGACCGAGCCCGTGCTCTCCGCCAAGGACGCCCAGCTGGGCCGTCTGCGCGATCTCGACTCCCCCTTCGTCTTCGAAGGCTGAACCACAAGCCAGAGGCTCCCCGCATGCAGGCCACCCAAGACCCCAAGGCTCCCTTCGCTGGTTGTCACGCCGTGATCCTGGCCGGAGGCTCCGGAACCAGGCTCTGGCCCCTCTCGCGCACGCTTTTGCCCAAGCAGCTGCTCTCCCTGGACGGCGGGCAGACGCTGCTCAAGCGCACCGTGGCCCGCGCCCTGGGCGCGTTCGACCCCTCTGGAGTCTGGGTGGTCACCAACGAGGAGCACGTCTTCGAGGTGCGCAGCCAGTTGCGCGAGCTGGGTCCGGACCTGGAGCGCGGGGCGCTGGCCGAGCCCATGGGCCGTAACACCCTGGCCGCCATCATGCTGGCCCTGGACAGGATCGTGGAGCAGGACCCCGACGCCCTGGCCGCCGTCTTCCCCTCCGACCACATGATCGAGCCCGCCGACGGCTGGCGCGAAACCCTGGCCAAGGCCCTGCCCCTGGCCCGCGAAGGCCGCCTGGTCACGTTCGGCATCCGCCCCGCCAAGCCCGAGACCGGCTACGGCTACATCCGCACGGGCCAGCCTCTGGGCGAAGGGGCCTTCGAAGTACGCTCCTTCGTGGAGAAGCCCGGCCAGGAGCAGGCCCAGGCCTACGTGGAGAGCGGCGAATACTATTGGAACAGCGGCATGTTCGTCTTCCCCGTGCGCCTCTTCCTGGAAACCGTGCGCGACAAGCAGCCCGTGTTCTGGGAGTGGTGGGAAACCCGCTCCGGCGCGGGCCTGGCCGCAGGGTACGGCCTGCTCCCCGACATCTCGGTGGACTACGCCGTGGTGGAGAAGATGGAGCGCATCGCCGTTGTGGAGGCCCGCTTCGACTGGGACGACCTGGGCAACTGGGAGGCCATCCACCGCCTGGGCGCGAAGGATGCCAGGGGCAACTCCGTGCAGGGCGACGTGATGGCCCTGGACTGCGAGGGGAGCCTGCTCATCTCCCAGGGCGGCAAGCTGGCCTGCGTGGGCCTGAAAGACATGATCGCCGTGCAGACCCGCGACGCCACCCTGGTCTGCCCGCTCTCCGAGGCCCAGAAGGTCAAGGACGTGGTGGGCGCGCTCAAGGGCGAGGGCAGCCAGCTGGTCAACGCCCACGTCACGGTACGCAGGCCCTGGGGCAGCTACACCGTGCTGGAGGAAGGCCCCCACTACAAGATCAAGCGCATCCAGGTGCCCTCGGGCGGCAAGCTCTCCCTGCAGATGCACCACCACCGCTCCGAGCACTGGGTGGTGGTGACGGGAACGGCCCTGGTGGAGGTGGACGGCAAGGAGATGCTCCTCACGGAGAACCAGTCCGTGGACATCCCCAAGACCGCCACACACAGGCTCTCCAACCCCGGCAAGGTGCCCGTGGAGATCATCGAGATCCAGACCGGCCCGTACCTGGAAGAGGACGACATCGTCCGCTTCGAGGACGTGTACGGCCGCAAGGCCAAACCCTAGGGTGGAGCGGACTCCGCGCAGGGGCGCTCTCGCCCTGGCCGCCCTTGGCCTGGCCCTGGGCCTGGCCGCCGGGTGGATGGCGGCCCCGCGCTTCGCCTGGACCGCCCTGAGCCAGCCCGTGCGCTTCAGCCACAAGGCCCACCTGCGCCAGGACCTGGACTGCGCCCGCTGCCACTTCGCCGGTCCCGGGGGGGGCTACTCGGGCTTCCCCCGGGTGGGCGTCTGCGCCGCCTGCCACGCCGAGCCCACGGGCGGGCGCTCCGAGGACGAACGCGAACGCGACCGCCTCACCGCCCTGTACGTGCGCCCCGGGCGGGACGTGCCCTGGCTCTGCGCCCTGCGCCTGCCGGGCCACGTGCGCTTCGTCCACGCCCCGCACCTGGACGCCTCCTGCAGTTCCTGCCACCCCGACATGCGCCGGGAGGACGCCCTGAACGTCACCGTGAACCGTGTCTCCGGGGCCTCCCGCCAGGCCATGACCATGGACCGCTGCCGGTCCTGCCACCTTGAACGGGGCGCGCCCTCGGGCTGCGCCGCCTGCCACGGGTAGACCCCGTGGGCTTCGGGCGCAGACGCTTCGTGGGCCTGGCCGCCGGTTTCGCGGCCGCGACCGCCGCCGGAACGGCCCTCTCGCCTGCCCCCTGGCGGCTGGCCCGGGACGCCTACACCCGCGCCCAGGACCGGCCGGACCTCCCCCAGCCCCCGCGCGAGCCCCTGGAGGAAGCCTTCACCACCAGCCTCGCCTGTCCCTCGGGCCAGGGCCTGCGCGTGCTCCTGGCCTCGGGCCGCCCCGTGCGCTGCCTGGGCCGGGAGGACCACCCCTTGAGCTTCGGCGCGGCCACGCCCCTCGCCCAAAGCGAGCCCAGGGAACTCCACAGGCCCGACCGCGTGCGCTCGCCGCTGCTCAAAAAAGACGGAGCCTTCGTCCCGATCTCCTGGGCCGCCGCCATGGACCTCCTGGTGGAGCGCCTGCGCGCCGCCGGGGGCGACATCCTGGCCGTGGGGCCCCCGCGCCCGGGGACCCTGGCCGCGCTCCTGGACGTCTTCCTGGAGCGGCTGGGGGCCGCGAGCGCCCCGCGCATGCCCTCCGAAGGGCTGCAGGCCGCGCGCGCCGCGCGCATCATGGGCCTGGACGCCCGCCCGGGCTACGACCTGGACAACGCCCGGGACGTGGTGGCGGCCGGGTCGGACCTCTTCGGCTCGCTGCCCGCCTCGCCGCACCTGCGCCGCGCCTGGGCGGGGAGGGCGGGGCGGGGGATCTGTCTGGCCCCGGTCCGGCCGGACTGGGCCTGTCTCTGCGAACGCTGGGCGCCCATGGCCGCCGGGTCCGGCGCGTTCCTGGCCCTGGGCGCGGCGCGCGACCTGGCCTCCATGGGCCGCATCAAGGGCGACTGGCCCGACCTGGCCGAGTTCCTGGCCCTGGTCCAGGCGCGTTTCGGTCCCGTCGAGGTGGAGCGCGCCACGGGCGTGCCCGCGGAAGTCCAGCGGGAGGTCGCCCTGCGCGTGGCCGCCGGGGCGCTTTTCGCGCCGGGCGCGCCAGAGGGCGCGGGGCCGGGGCTGGCCCCCTTCGTGGCCGGCTACGCCCTCATGGCCCTGGCCCAGGGCGTGAACCGGCCCGGGGGGCTC containing:
- a CDS encoding small ribosomal subunit Rsm22 family protein — protein: MPDERGVRPGRCVPLFPRPGAKAMQALEGYRQVLAQAHPLRPRHQAELPGEIKRLSLALTAERGPGPQANYLAAPGALAAYLHYFLPWNLYRLSRLFAGLAPDLPEGSSVLDLGCGPLTMVQALWIARPELRGRKLRFVCVDQTGQALRAGRALFEALSGEAGRAWSVETVQAPAHKAPQEPFRAVWSANAAGEMVRGRGEEGHESLERSAGLFLSRLAHDGHVLLVEPGTRHGGRLLSRLREVFLEEGLAPQAPCTHHDACPMLAPRWRSWCHFVFPADDVPRWLASLTRASGLEKDRASLSFLLAGAEVPEPAVDRWRVVSHRFPLAGGQGAYLCGGEGLRLLGFSTPPPGLVSGALLEARLPEPRERDPKSGAWLAALDTEPERERTAEAPEAHGAGPREERGVSTKPGVQADPKPGGAPGSSAGRGGGPSRPSGAPRPKGGRATGPAGGATGTGREERSRAPARTSGDAPPPARPHGRGPAPGKTPGGKPGGKPGARRPSAPARGRGGRGGGGRP
- the rfbC gene encoding dTDP-4-dehydrorhamnose 3,5-epimerase; amino-acid sequence: MPGLWLYTPKVFKDDRGFFMESYNQAGFAAQGLETAFIQDNHALSRSKGVLRGLHFQNPPKAQTKLVRVTRGEVLDVVVDLRKGSPTFGQWKSFLLSESNFLQLYVPKGFAHGYLTRTTDVEFLYKVDELYAPEHDSGIAWNDPDLGIDWGWTEPVLSAKDAQLGRLRDLDSPFVFEG
- a CDS encoding mannose-1-phosphate guanylyltransferase/mannose-6-phosphate isomerase, which encodes MQATQDPKAPFAGCHAVILAGGSGTRLWPLSRTLLPKQLLSLDGGQTLLKRTVARALGAFDPSGVWVVTNEEHVFEVRSQLRELGPDLERGALAEPMGRNTLAAIMLALDRIVEQDPDALAAVFPSDHMIEPADGWRETLAKALPLAREGRLVTFGIRPAKPETGYGYIRTGQPLGEGAFEVRSFVEKPGQEQAQAYVESGEYYWNSGMFVFPVRLFLETVRDKQPVFWEWWETRSGAGLAAGYGLLPDISVDYAVVEKMERIAVVEARFDWDDLGNWEAIHRLGAKDARGNSVQGDVMALDCEGSLLISQGGKLACVGLKDMIAVQTRDATLVCPLSEAQKVKDVVGALKGEGSQLVNAHVTVRRPWGSYTVLEEGPHYKIKRIQVPSGGKLSLQMHHHRSEHWVVVTGTALVEVDGKEMLLTENQSVDIPKTATHRLSNPGKVPVEIIEIQTGPYLEEDDIVRFEDVYGRKAKP
- the lipA gene encoding lipoyl synthase, encoding MLSPTPSPGQSSPGGKPSPRLPAWLRVKQPRDGVFPGTALAVAEHGLRTVCRQARCPNMFECFGRGVATFLILGGACTRSCGFCNVAHGVPEPPEPDEPLRVAQAAARLGLKHVVITSVTRDDLPDGGAIQFAACVRAVREALPGATVEVLVPDFQGSREALQMVLDAGPDVVNHNLETVPELYSLVRPQARYEQSLELLERVAKSGRASAKSGLMLGLGESPGQVERTLADLATAGCRMVTVGQYLRPGRRNLPVVRYVPPEEFEDVARMGRAQGIPVMYCGPLVRSSHNAGDFTDGMRSQGSPCCP
- a CDS encoding cytochrome c3 family protein, which encodes MERTPRRGALALAALGLALGLAAGWMAAPRFAWTALSQPVRFSHKAHLRQDLDCARCHFAGPGGGYSGFPRVGVCAACHAEPTGGRSEDERERDRLTALYVRPGRDVPWLCALRLPGHVRFVHAPHLDASCSSCHPDMRREDALNVTVNRVSGASRQAMTMDRCRSCHLERGAPSGCAACHG
- a CDS encoding molybdopterin-dependent oxidoreductase, which produces MGFGRRRFVGLAAGFAAATAAGTALSPAPWRLARDAYTRAQDRPDLPQPPREPLEEAFTTSLACPSGQGLRVLLASGRPVRCLGREDHPLSFGAATPLAQSEPRELHRPDRVRSPLLKKDGAFVPISWAAAMDLLVERLRAAGGDILAVGPPRPGTLAALLDVFLERLGAASAPRMPSEGLQAARAARIMGLDARPGYDLDNARDVVAAGSDLFGSLPASPHLRRAWAGRAGRGICLAPVRPDWACLCERWAPMAAGSGAFLALGAARDLASMGRIKGDWPDLAEFLALVQARFGPVEVERATGVPAEVQREVALRVAAGALFAPGAPEGAGPGLAPFVAGYALMALAQGVNRPGGLFLTRPLSPLASGGDLPAVLRALAMGRASAPGVLLLVEADPLSALPRPELTARALARAAFRTAFTPVMTASARLCDLILPAPMPLERHGDVETPHGLAFATYGLALPLVRPQADARHPGDVLAHLARRLGVPLEHGSFPEALESRVADLEASGGYVASGTPPWRVLAGEPLPAPQAGLQEALVRGGLWCDPRPVPARGMSLGARFLARALAPEPIDLGLPLRLAVSGSGFPGPEPWRPEADGARWPEVRVSGATAAASRVKAGQTALLRGREGEARVRVALDETVMDGHVAARARDVLAAAAFASGPEGSVPAWDGTPLALEKA
- the lipB gene encoding lipoyl(octanoyl) transferase LipB is translated as MRVIDLGRLTFAEALAIQEAAVEEVREGGEERLYVLEHHPVITFGRHGGEAFLLASAPELARRGVEVAKATRGGSVTCHFPGQAVLYPILRLSGRPGGLRAHFEDLEQAAMDVLAAMGVPSGRSEGRPGVWCGPRKIASVGVGVRRWVSYHGIAFNVEPDVSLFSLTTPCGLAGVEMTSAWAELARLGLDTAPAEVQGVKHALAHAFARAVLARREA